The following are encoded in a window of Pseudomonas graminis genomic DNA:
- a CDS encoding methyl-accepting chemotaxis protein, which translates to MGMLQRSMQEMTLSLRQLISGISDGVTQIASAAEQLSAVTEQTSVGVNSQKDETDCVATAMNQMTSTVMEVARNAEEASEAARHADQQARDGDKVVNDAIAQIERLAVEVNNSTEAMGKLKLESDKIGGVLDVIKSVSQQTNLLALNAAIEAARAGEAGRGFAVVADEVRGLAQRTQESTEEIEVLIAALQSGTQQVVMTLDASRTLTDSSVELSRQAGNALGHITSTVSTIQTMNQQIAAAGEEQSSVAEQINRSVLNVRDVSEQTAASSEETAASSIELARLGVQLQEMVGKFRVS; encoded by the coding sequence ATGGGCATGCTCCAGCGCAGCATGCAGGAGATGACCCTGAGCCTGCGCCAGCTCATCAGCGGCATCAGCGACGGCGTCACCCAGATTGCCAGTGCGGCAGAACAGTTGTCGGCCGTTACCGAGCAGACCAGCGTGGGCGTTAACAGCCAGAAAGACGAAACCGACTGCGTCGCCACGGCGATGAACCAGATGACCTCGACCGTCATGGAAGTGGCCCGAAATGCCGAAGAAGCCAGTGAGGCAGCGCGCCACGCCGATCAGCAGGCGCGGGACGGCGACAAGGTGGTCAACGACGCCATCGCGCAGATCGAGCGCCTCGCGGTGGAGGTCAATAACTCAACCGAAGCCATGGGCAAACTGAAGCTGGAGAGCGACAAGATCGGCGGGGTGCTCGACGTCATCAAGTCGGTGTCGCAGCAGACCAATCTGCTCGCCTTGAACGCCGCGATCGAAGCCGCCCGCGCAGGCGAAGCGGGACGCGGGTTTGCGGTCGTCGCCGACGAGGTTCGCGGCCTGGCTCAGCGCACCCAGGAATCCACCGAAGAAATCGAGGTGCTCATCGCAGCACTGCAGAGCGGCACGCAGCAAGTGGTGATGACGCTCGATGCCAGCCGAACCCTGACGGACAGCAGCGTCGAGTTGAGTCGCCAGGCTGGCAATGCGCTGGGACACATCACAAGCACGGTGTCGACGATTCAGACGATGAACCAGCAGATTGCTGCAGCGGGTGAGGAACAGAGCAGCGTGGCCGAGCAGATCAACCGCAGCGTGCTGAACGTGCGGGATGTGTCCGAGCAAACCGCGGCATCCAGTGAAGAGACCGCCGCCTCAAGCATCGAACTGGCGCGGCTTGGGGTGCAGCTGCAGGAGATGGTCGGGAAGTTTCGGGTGAGTTGA